The window AATCGGTAAGGTTTGCGCCTCGTCGATGATTGACTGTGCGCGGCCGGGGGGCCGTGGGGAGGGGTGGGTTGTGGGCAGATTGCCTGACGTGTTCGCGGTGCCTCGGATGATGCGGCATTTCGCGGCCACCGGCGAGGGGCTGCCGCCCGACGGCACAGTAGAGGTGGACGCGCCGGATTCCGCTCTGCGGGCAGCGCTCTCCTCGGCCCGGTCAGGTGCCTGGGCACCGGCGGCGGAACTGTTGGCACAGGCGCGCATCGCCCGCGACTGGGAACGGCGCGGTGAGTACAGCTCCGCCCTGGCCGAACTCGCCCTGCACCACACCGGATGGCTCGAGGACTGGCGGCAGGAGCGGCCCTTCGATCCCGATCTCGGCCTGGTGGTGGCCGAGTTGGAGATCGACCGGGCCTGGCAGATACGTACCGCCGCGCGCGCCCGTCACGTGTCGCAGGAGCAGTTCCGGGCGTTCCACGCCGTCCTGCGCGACGCGGAACCGGTGCTGCAGACGGCCGCCGACCTCAACCCCGAAGACCCCGTTCCCTGGCGGATCCTCATCGCCCACGCCATGGGGCTCGGAGCTCCCCGCGAGGTGTTCGACGAGTATCTGGCCCGGGGGCGCGAAGCCGCCCCGCATCACGTGGGGCTGCATGCCCGCGCGGTTCAGTACCTGGCACAGAAGTGGTACGGCTCGCACGCGGAGATGTTCGAGTTCGCCGAGTCGGCCGCCGCGGCGTCCCCTGAGGGTTCACCGCTGCGCGGACTGCCGCTGCACGCGGTCACCGAGTACGCGCTGGAGCACGAGGCGGGGATCGGACAGGGGCCGCTGGCGTGGTCCAGGATCGAGGGGCTTGTCGAGTCGGGCCTGGAGCTGTCCGCCGTGTTCGGGCCGGGCGACCGGCGGGCGGCGGGCTTCCGTAACCATCTCGCGCTCGCGCTGATCCGCTCCGGGCGCGAGGCCGAGGCCCTGGAGGTCTTCCGCCTCATCGGCACCGACGCGCGCACATTCCCCTGGGCGTACCTGGGCGATCCACGGGAGATCTTCCTCCTCATGCGCCAGGGGGTGCGCGCCCATGTCGCCCGCCGGACACCGTACTTCGGCGGCTCCGCACCAGCGCCGACCGCCGTCGGCCCGTCGAACGCGGTGGACACTGCGAGCACGGCGGATACAACGGACGCAGACACGACGGACACAGCGGATACGGCCCGAGCGACGCCCCCGCCCCCGCCCCCGCCCGCGGCCATGGCCATCGCTCTGGCCGGCGCACCACTGCGGGACGTCCGCGAGGCAATCCTGATCACCGGCACAACCATGCGTCTCGTCCCGGTACCCGGCAACGCCACTCTCGTCGAGACCGCGCCCTCGGCGGAACCTCCGGGCCGCCGCAAGGGCACGCGCACGACCCTGCTCGGCGAGGGCAGGCTGCCCCGGCTGGCCCGTACCTTCAGCCGGGGTGAGAAGTGGCCGGTCCTGGTGGCGGCCAAGGAGGGCGCTGACTACACCCTCCACCTGTACCGCGACGGCCGCCTGGTGACCGCTCACACCTGGTGGGCCGACCCCGCCGAGATGCCGACGCAGGAGGAGGCACAGGACCGGGCGACCGCGCTGGCGGCTGCCTACGGCATGACGGACCACCGACCCCTCACCGCGGTACTGCGCGGTACCGGCGATCCACGACAGCACCTCGACGAGGCGTTCACCACGCTTGGGCTGCCCTCACTCCCGGCCGGCTTCGGGTGTCGCCCTGAGCCCCTGGCCGAGGTGCAGGGCGCCCAGCTGGTCGAGCGGCGGTCCTTCTTCCGCGCGATCAAGGAGTCGCTGTCCTCCGAGCGTGACCGCGCCTCCGACGGGGAGCTGCCCCCACTGACCTGACCTGACCTGATCTCGCCGCGTGGAGCGCGCGATCAGCGGCGCCGTCGTCAGCCGTACGCCCTGCCGCCACGCGTCGTCTGTCGCGAGCCTGCCGATGGTGGACCCCGGTCACCGAATGGAGGAATCCCGGCGAGATCGCGCCGTACGCACACGTCACGGGCCTGCACCCGTGCATATGGCTGGCCCGTGCGAGCGCAAGAAGCGATGGCGGTCTGACCACGTGAGGCACTCGCGTCGCCGGACTCGGCCGCTCGGTCGTGCGCCTGGGTTCCGTTCTGGTCAGGAATCGAGAAGCGCCGTTCTCGTGGTCGTAGCTAGCGTCTTTGTCATGACTTCCATCGCATCCGTCACCCTTGAGGTGGCCGACCCCACAGCCGCCGACCGCTTCTACACCACCGCGTTCGAGCTGGGCAGCCAGGTACGCGTGCGGGCGTCGGACACACCGTCGACCGGCTTCCGAGGGTTCACGCTGTCGCTCGTGGTGTCCCAGCCTGCCAACGTCAACGCCCTCATCGACGCAGCCGTCGGGGCCGGTGCCGCGACGCTGAAGCCCGCCGGCAAGTCGCTCTGGGGCTATGGGGGCGTCGTACAGGCACCGGACGGAACGATCTGGCAGGTCGCGTCGTCGTCGAAGAAGGACACCGGCCCGGCCAGCCGGCAGTTCGACGAGCTCGTGCTCCTGCTCGGCGTCGAGGACGTGAAGGCCAGCAAGCAGTTCTACGTCGAGCACGGCCTCACCGTGGCGAAGAGCTTCGGCGGCAAGTACGTCGAGTTCGCCACCGAGGCCGATCCCGTCAAGCTCGCGCTGTACAAGCGCCGTGGCCTGGCCAAGGTCGCCGGCGTCTCTCCCGACGGCACCGGATCGCACCGGCTCACGATCGGCAGCGATGCCGAGCCGTTCACCGACCCGGACGGCTTCGCGTGGACCACCGCGTCGGAGACCGCCTCGCTGTGAACCGGTGACGCGGCTGCGCCCCGACATCGACGAAGGAGCCCTCTCACCGGCTGCGGTCCGCCGCGGTCGGCTCACCCTCCCCAAGTAGGGGCTGGCGTCCTGGACCTGGTCGTCGAGTGTGCGGGCTCGCCCACCGAACCCTTCGGCTCACCGGTCCTTGAGCCGGGTCGCTCTCGGATCACTCGCTACCGCTGAGGCCGCACGGCCCATCGCCCGACAGTGACAGCGGCACCGAGGCCGATCAGTACGAGCCCGAATGTCTTGTCTTCCTCCGTGATCCGCTTGTCCGCGTCGGCCCGGAATGCCGCCTCATCCGCGGCGTTGGAATCGATGCTCGCCGGAATGTAGATGATCAGGCCGATGGCGGCGATCAGCACACCGACGAGGGTGAGGGCGACTCCGGTGCGGCGGCGTGCGGTCCTCATGTGCGGGTCTCCTGCGGTCAATAGTTCAAGGGTGCCCGGGAGGCATCTGCTGCCTCAGGGGCTCTCCTCGTCGTCCTTCTTCGGCAGCACGCGCAGAGCCATCACGGTGCCGTCGTCGCCGAAGGAGACGGGACCCCACAGTGGGGCCGTGGTGCTGATCGGGTGGAGGCATACCGGAACCGGGCGTACGAACACCTGATCGGTTCCCACGTAGACCGTCGGGCCTATCTTGTGCCGCGCGTCCCGGACGCTGGACGAACCGGCGAAGGTCTGCCGCTTGTAGTGCTTGTGGCCCTGCTTGTCGGTCAGGTACTGGGCGATTTCGGTGCCCGCTCCGGCGAAGGCCAGCTGGCCTGCGGCTCCAGGGCGCGCGAGCAGCTGGCCGTACCAGCCAAGCTCCTTGCGGGGGATGAGGAACCCGTCCTGGATTCGTTCTCTGTGGCCGTCGACAGGTACTTTCACCGCGCCGGCGTACGCGGGGTTCCGCTCCGATAGCACTGAGCCTTTTCAGCGGTGCCGCTCCAGGGTGAGGACGGCCTTGGTGATTGACGTCATGCGGTTCGGGCTGCACCGGGCGTGACGGAAGATTCGCCAGCACTTCAGGCGGGCGATGCCTCGTTCCACGGGTACGCGAGCGGCGGCCAGGGCCCGGTTGACCGTCTGCTCGGTTGTGGTGAGTTCGCCTTGGGGCGGCCGGCGCCTGGGGGTGGTGACCCACTCGCCCGCGCCGATGTAGGCCATGTCGGCAAGGACGGGGACGCCCTGGCGCTCACAGATCCTGACGATCTTGTGTGTGCGGGCGGCGGTCAGGTCGTGTGTGCGTCCGGGCAGGGCGGGCGAGAGCCACAGCGTCCGGCCGTCCGGGTCCGTGATGACCTGCACGTTCACACCATGCCGCTTGTGCTTGGTCGAATAGTCCGCGCGCCCGTCGCCGACCCGGTCGCACTCGGCGAGCGTGCCGTCCAGGAGAACGTAGTCGGGGTCTGCCTCGCGCAGGACCTTCAGCAGGCCCGGCGCCTTGTCCGCGAGGTGTTCGATGACAGCGGTGACGTAGGTGTGGGCGGTGCCGACAGAAATGCGGAAACCTGAGGCCAGTTGAGCCAGGGGGTCATGTCGGCGCAGGTACGACAGAGCGAGCACCGCACGCGCGGACGGTCGGAGCTTGCAGCGCCGGTCACCCTCCCGAGTGACGATCAGCATCGTCACCCACTCCACGAGTGCGTGCGGCAGATCGAGTGCGGCAGGGTACGGGACCCACAGGGCTCCTGAGCTGGAGAGTTGAGACCTAGACACCTCTCTCAACGGCACATGAGCCCTGTCCGTTGCCTACGGCCCGGTCGTCACCCATCCGGGGCCACCCTGAAAACCCTCACTGCGTCCGCACTCAATCGCCCTGTGGCCGCCCTCGCGGGCAGCAGTCCTTCGCCCGGCGCCTGCAGCGCGTTGACGGCGATGCCGTCCAGCGCGAGTAGTTCGGTGGACAGCAAGAGGCACGGCGTGGTGTTCCACTCGGCGAGGTGGAAGTACTCGGCGCGCTCGCTGCCCCTGGCCAGCTGCTTGAATGCTGAGCGGTCAGCCTTGGCGGTGCGCTTGGTGGCCTTCTGATGGTTGCCGTTGACCGTCACCACGAAGACGCGAGACCGCTCGCCAGAGCGCCATGCTTCGATGAAGGAGTCGGGTCGTGGCCTGGCGCCCAGGGACGGCCGAGGGCCGGTGTCGACTCAGGCTGTTGGTGACACTGAGCAACCATGTGCGGATGCCGTCGGGGCCAATGGAGCGTGCTGCGACGCAGGTCTGCCAGCACCGAGTCAGCACGCCACCAACCCCGTGCTGGTTCCGTGCTGACTGCGAGGGCCGGAATCAAGGAAAACCGCAGGTCCTAGCCCCGATCGAATGAGTTGTCGTACCACTCGATGGTGGTGCCGATGAGGCTGGCGGCGACGATGCGCTTGAGGTTCGCGGGGGGTGGGGGAGTGGTGGTTTCGGAGGCCATCTGCGCCACTTCCTCGTGTGCGGTGGGGACGGGTTCGTGTCGGAACACCGTAGGAATCTGCAGGTCAGGCGCACATGTGGTGGGACAACATAGTTCGGGGCCGGAGTGTAAGTGCGGCCTCTACGTCGGCCTCTCGTGACCCGAACTGGGGGCTCGGCAGGCAGCGGAACGAGCGGTGTCAGGGATGCGTAGTTCGGGGTGATTTGACGGCGCGGTGCTGACTCCCGTGTTGACTTCGTGCTGACTGCGCGCAGCGTTGAACTCCGGCCTATGGGGCTGATCGGGCGAGTCTCCGTAGGTGGCTCCCTCGCCTGGTCCACCATTGAGTAGCTCGCCGGGCGAGCCTCCCGCAGCCGTCAGCTGGTTGCTGAAGCAGGGCATCCTCCCCCGCTGCCGATGCCCATCTTGCTTGGAAGCAGCATGACGGTCCGCTTCCCGTGAGCTGCCATGGGCGATCGCCGGGCGTCTTCTGGGTGCCGGACGCAGCGCTGGATGCAGGCAGGTGATTGAGCGTCAAAGGCCGTTGTCAGTGCCTCCCCATAGAGTGGATACATCATTCGGGGAGCCTCGAAGGGGGAGCACAAACATGCCCGCAAACAAGATCCAGCACAAGGTGAATCACGTCGCGCTGGTGGTGGACTGTTCGGGTTCAATGCGTCCGCACCAGAGTCAACTCATTCGAGTTGTGGACGAGTTCGTGGCAGGGTTGAAGGCCGAGTCGGACAGCCTCGGCCACGAGACCCGGATCAGCCTCTATTCTTTTGACCACAGGGTGGAGAATCTGGTCTGGGACATGGACGTGAAGCATCTGCCGTCCATGCGCGGGCTGTACCAGGTCAACAATGGCGCTACGGCCCTCATCGAGGCTTCTCTGAAGTCCCTGGAAGATCTGGGTCATATCTGGGAGGAATACGGCGAGCACAGTTTCCTCCAGATCGTTGTGACGGACGGCGAGGAGAACGCCTCCGGCGGCGACCGGCGGCACGACGGCGACATGGCCATCCTTGGCCCCTGGCTCGACCGGATCACGGCGAAGATGGGTGGGCTTCCGGGCCATTGGACTTCCGCGATCCTCGTTCCGAACTCCCTGGCCAAGCGGACCGCACAGAACTACGGCTTCCCGGCGGGGAACATCGCCATCTGGGATGCGGATTCCCAGAAGGGCGTCGAGGAGGCGATCGGCACCGTGCGCGCTGCCGCCACCAGCTTCCTGCGCGGCCGCGAGCAGGGGGTGCGCGGCACGAAGAACCTGTTCGCCGTTGGTCAGGACATATCGGTTGACGAGGTGCGGGCGAACCTCGAACCGATTCCGGCCGACAAGTACCGGCTCCTGAAAGTCGACAAGGAGGTCGAGATACGCCCCTTCGTCAACTCGCATCCAGGCGTGACGTACGAACGTGGTTCGTGTTACTACCAGCTGGGCGCCCGGGCTCAGGTTCAGCAGAACAAGGAAGTTATCGTGGTCGAAAAGGACACCGACCGAGCCTATACGGGCGACGCGGCACGCAACCTTCTTTTCGGTACGGACGTCCAGGGGACCGTCTCCGTGAAAGCGGGGAACAACCCCAAGCTGGAGGTATACGTACAGAGTCGTTCGGTGAACAGGAAGCTCAAGCCGAATACACGTCTGCTCATCATGCTCTGAAATCGATGAGTGAAGAGCGGGGTGGTCCGGGAGCAACTCACTCCCGTTACTGAGACCGCCTGAGCAACAGATGTTCGCCCCGTGCGGTCTCCGGCGGCACGGGGCGGCACGAAGCCGGGGGATGGTTCACCGACCTTGAGCCTGCTCGCCCATTTCGGGTCGGTGCGGACCTTCCCGAGTTCGCGCCAGTTCTTCAGGGCGCAGGTCCTTCCGGAGCTTTCCGGTGGCTGTTCGGCATGGTGCCCACCCCTTCCCGGCGTCGATGTCCGCGAGTGAACCCCGATGGCAGGCGTGCCGCCTTCCCGATACGGACCTCACGGCTTGCCTGTCCAGGACGCCGACGCAGGTGCGGGGCGGTCTGCGAGGCCAGGCGTCGGTCAGCGCTGCCAGTGCCTCGTCCGTTTCCCTGAGGGAGGCCGTCAGAGCGCGGGCCTCGTGTTCGGTCATCCGGGAGGTGTCGTGCGGCTTGGCGTTGCCCCAACGCTGCGTCAGCCGGGCGGCCCGCTCGCGGTACCGCTCCGCGGCGATCCGGTCCGCGGTGATCCGGTCGCCGCGCGATCCGGCGCGCTCCGGCCCCTGGTCGGCGTGGCTCTGGCCCATCAGACCCAGCCACGGGCCCAGCCGGTTCAGTCGCGCGAGGTGGTGTCCCCGACCCAGGGCAGCGCGAACCGTTCCAACAACACCAAAGCGAAGTAGAGCAGGATGCTCATCAGTCCGATCAGGATGATCGCGGCCCAGGCGGTGGCGGTGTCGCCGACCCCACCCGCCTGCACGATCAGATAGCCCAGTCCGCTCTCACCGGCCTGGAACTCGCCGATGACCGCGCCGATCGCGGCGAGAGGCATGGCTACCTTCAGCCCGACGAAGATCTGGGGCAGTGCGGCGGGCAACCGTACCTTCCGGAAGGCCTGCCAGCGCGAGGCGTTCAGCGAGCGCGCCAATTCGGCCAGGTCCGCCGGGGTCGACGTGAGGCCGGCTGCGGTGGACAGCACGATCGGGAAGAAGCAGAGCAGGAAGACCATGGTCAGGACCGGCTTCTGCCCCCAACCGAGCGCTCCCACCAACAGCGGCCCGAGCGCGATCTTCGGAACCGCGTTGACGGCGACCAGCAGCGGCGTGAACATTCGCTCCAGTACCCGCGAGCCCGCCAGTGACAGTCCGATCAGAACACCGCAGCCGCTGGAGAGAACGAACCCGACGACCGTCTCCACGGTGGTGTCGCCGGCATGTTCCAGGAACCGGACCGGGGCTGCGGCGAACGCCGAGAGCACGGCACCTGGCGGAGGCAGCACAGCCGGGTGGATCGCCTCCAGCACCGAGGTGAGAAGCCACCACACGCCGAGCGCGACCAGAAGCCCGGCCAACGGCAACAGCACGACGCCGAGGCCCGTCCTGCGCCGTGGACCGACTTGCGGCACCGGCACCGGCATCGGCTCCGGGCCCGCCGCCGAGGCCTGCTGCGGCTTCGAGAGTTCGGTCATCCCATCCTTCTCCCAGCGAGGCCCTTCTCCGGCGCGGCGCGATCAGGCTTTCGGCACCAGGTCGAAGTCGATGATCTGCTCAGGGGGCATTCCCTGCCGCAGCGCGCCCGCTCGCTCCAGGATCGCGATGCTCCTCGCGACCCGCGCGGAGTCCAGCGTCCCGATCGCCGTGCCGGAACCGCCCGGCTTGACGTACGCGGCCATCAGCTCCAACTCGGCTGCCGCAGCGGTCGGATTCGTGGCGTCCACGTTCCGCTGCAGGATCTCAGCGGCCTCCTTCGAGTGGGCGAGACTGTACTCCAAGCCCTTGAGCAGCGCGGCCGTGAACCGCTTCACCATCTCCGGATCCTGCTCGGCGATCTTCTTCGATGTGATCAGCACGTTTCCGTAGAGGTCGGGTATCACGTCGCTGTACGGCAGCAGGACGGCCTTCTTCTTCGTCACCGCCTCGATCGTCGGCTTACCCACCACGAACTGGCCGATGCCGTCCACCGAGCCGCCGGCGAGCGTGCCCATCAGGGTCTGTGCCTCGCCGTTGACCCAGGTCACCTTGTCGGCGTCCACGCCGGCCAGTCGGGCGTACGTCGGGAAGAGGTTGCGTACGACAGAGCCGGGCGTGTCGGCGAGCCGTTTGCCCTCGAGGTCCTTCGGAGAGGCGATGCCGTTGCCCTCGGTGGTGGCGATCGCGGCCATGGTGCGCTGCTGGATGGCGGCCACCGCGACGAAGTCCTTCGCCTGACCGCTGCCCATATGCAGCAGACCTCCCGTCAGGTCGATCGGGCCGAACTGCGCCTGGCCACTCACGACGGCCGGAATCACGCCGCCGGTGCCCTGGCCCGGCTTGATCTCCACGTCGAAGCCGGCCTCTTCGAAGAACCCCTTGTCCTTCGCGACCCAGGCGTACGCGTCCCGGCCGAAGTTGCCGAACGAGGTCAGGTAGGTCACCTTCTTCAGTGCCT of the Streptomyces sp. T12 genome contains:
- a CDS encoding glyoxalase encodes the protein MTSIASVTLEVADPTAADRFYTTAFELGSQVRVRASDTPSTGFRGFTLSLVVSQPANVNALIDAAVGAGAATLKPAGKSLWGYGGVVQAPDGTIWQVASSSKKDTGPASRQFDELVLLLGVEDVKASKQFYVEHGLTVAKSFGGKYVEFATEADPVKLALYKRRGLAKVAGVSPDGTGSHRLTIGSDAEPFTDPDGFAWTTASETASL
- a CDS encoding transposase, with product MLIVTREGDRRCKLRPSARAVLALSYLRRHDPLAQLASGFRISVGTAHTYVTAVIEHLADKAPGLLKVLREADPDYVLLDGTLAECDRVGDGRADYSTKHKRHGVNVQVITDPDGRTLWLSPALPGRTHDLTAARTHKIVRICERQGVPVLADMAYIGAGEWVTTPRRRPPQGELTTTEQTVNRALAAARVPVERGIARLKCWRIFRHARCSPNRMTSITKAVLTLERHR
- a CDS encoding vWA domain-containing protein; amino-acid sequence: MPANKIQHKVNHVALVVDCSGSMRPHQSQLIRVVDEFVAGLKAESDSLGHETRISLYSFDHRVENLVWDMDVKHLPSMRGLYQVNNGATALIEASLKSLEDLGHIWEEYGEHSFLQIVVTDGEENASGGDRRHDGDMAILGPWLDRITAKMGGLPGHWTSAILVPNSLAKRTAQNYGFPAGNIAIWDADSQKGVEEAIGTVRAAATSFLRGREQGVRGTKNLFAVGQDISVDEVRANLEPIPADKYRLLKVDKEVEIRPFVNSHPGVTYERGSCYYQLGARAQVQQNKEVIVVEKDTDRAYTGDAARNLLFGTDVQGTVSVKAGNNPKLEVYVQSRSVNRKLKPNTRLLIML
- a CDS encoding ABC transporter permease; translation: MTELSKPQQASAAGPEPMPVPVPQVGPRRRTGLGVVLLPLAGLLVALGVWWLLTSVLEAIHPAVLPPPGAVLSAFAAAPVRFLEHAGDTTVETVVGFVLSSGCGVLIGLSLAGSRVLERMFTPLLVAVNAVPKIALGPLLVGALGWGQKPVLTMVFLLCFFPIVLSTAAGLTSTPADLAELARSLNASRWQAFRKVRLPAALPQIFVGLKVAMPLAAIGAVIGEFQAGESGLGYLIVQAGGVGDTATAWAAIILIGLMSILLYFALVLLERFALPWVGDTTSRD
- a CDS encoding ABC transporter substrate-binding protein, with the translated sequence MIRFARTVAAVALTTALALVAGCGGSDSDAGAGEDGKALKKVTYLTSFGNFGRDAYAWVAKDKGFFEEAGFDVEIKPGQGTGGVIPAVVSGQAQFGPIDLTGGLLHMGSGQAKDFVAVAAIQQRTMAAIATTEGNGIASPKDLEGKRLADTPGSVVRNLFPTYARLAGVDADKVTWVNGEAQTLMGTLAGGSVDGIGQFVVGKPTIEAVTKKKAVLLPYSDVIPDLYGNVLITSKKIAEQDPEMVKRFTAALLKGLEYSLAHSKEAAEILQRNVDATNPTAAAAELELMAAYVKPGGSGTAIGTLDSARVARSIAILERAGALRQGMPPEQIIDFDLVPKA